Proteins encoded by one window of Sorex araneus isolate mSorAra2 chromosome 3, mSorAra2.pri, whole genome shotgun sequence:
- the POLM gene encoding DNA-directed DNA/RNA polymerase mu yields the protein MLPRRRRAGSAVPAARAAPPGPRFPHVALYLAEPRMGRSRRAFLAHLARSKGFRVLDACSSEVTHVVMEHTSAEEAGRWWQRQEAAPAPGCHSPALLDISWFTESMAAGQPVPVESRHRLEVVTPEKEPSNPVWLLPYACQRPTPLTHHNAHLSDALELLAEAAVFEGSEGRGLSFSRAASVLKALPSPLAAASQLQALPHFGEHSRRVVQELLEEGVCEEVEKVRRSERYQAMKLFTGIFGVGVRIADQWFQDGLRTLEDLREQPQRLSQQQEVGLEHFRDLSTLVRWPDVEALRQLVVAAVDQALPGASVTLAGGFRRGKLQGHDVDFLITHPQEGREAGLLPAVLQHLKEQGLLLYHQYHRRCHRATAGPPQHSHTMDAFERSFCVFCLPLPQGAAGEDPLQPGPTWKAVRVDLVVAPDSEFPFALLGWTGSKHFERELRRFSRKERGLWLNSHGLWDPQQKRCLHAASEEDIFRHLDLEYLPPEQRNA from the exons ATGCTGCCCCGACGGCGGCGGGCTGGGTCCGCTGTCCCGGCCGCTCgcgccgcgccccccggcccgcgcTTCCCGCACGTCGCCCTGTACCTGGCCGAGCCGCGCATGGGCCGCAGCCGCCGCGCCTTCCTCGCTCACCTGGCGCGCTCCAAGGGCTTCCGAGTGCTGGACGCCTGCAG CTCCGAGGTGACGCACGTGGTGATGGAGCACACCTCCGCGGAGGAGGCCGGCCGCTGGTGGCAGCGCCAGGAGGCTGCCCCTGCCCCGGGCTGCCACAGCCCAGCGCTGCTGGACATCAGCTGGTTCACGGAGAGTATGGCCGCGGGGCAGCCTGTccctgtggagagccgccaccgCCTGGAG GTGGTCACACCTGAAAAGGAGCCGTCGAACCCTGTATGGTTATTGCCCTATGCCTGCCAGCGTCCCACGCCCCTCACACACCACAACGCCCACCTCTCT GACGCTCTGGAGCTGCTGGCAGAAGCGGCAGTTTTCGAAGGCAGCGAGGGCCGCGGTCTCTCCTTCAGCCGGGCAGCCTCAGTGCTCAAGGCGCTGCCCAGCCCGCTCGCAGCCGCCAGCCAGCTGCAGGCCCTGCCCCACTTTGGGGAGCACTCCAGAAGGGTCGTCCAG GAGCTGCTGGAAGAAGGTGTGTGCGAGGAGGTGGAGAAGGTCCGGCGCTCAGAGAGGTACCAGGCCATGAAG CTCTTCACTGGAATCTTCGGTGTTGGGGTGAGAATTGCTGACCAGTGGTTCCAGGACGGCCTGCGGACTCTGGAGGACCTGCGTGAGCAGCCCCAGAGACTAAGCCAGCAGCAGGAAGTAG GACTGGAGCACTTCCGGGACCTCAGCACCCTGGTCCGGTGGCCCGACGTGGAGGCCCTACGGCAGCTGGTGGTGGCAGCCGTGGATCAGGCCCTTCCTGGGGCCTCTGTCACACTGGCTGGCGGCTTCCGGAG GGGAAAGCTGCAGGGCCACGATGTGGATTTTCTCATCACGCACCCCCAGGAAGGCCGGGAGGCTGGGCTGCTGCCCGCCGTGCTGCAGCACTTGAAGGAGCAG GGCCTGCTCCTGTACCACCAGTACCACCGCCGCTGCCACAGGGCTACCGCCGGGCCGCCACAGCACAGCCACACCATGGACGCCTTTGAGAGGAGCTTCTGCGTCTTCTGCCTGCCGCTCCCCCAGGGGGCGGCCGGGGAGGACCCCCTGCAGCCTGGGCCCACCTGGAAGGCTGTGCGGGTGGACCTGGTGGTGGCCCCGGACAGTGAGTTCCCCTTTGCCCTGCTCGGCTGGACCGGCTCTAAG CATTTCGAGCGGGAGCTGCGGCGCTTTAGCCGAAAGGAGCGAGGACTGTGGCTGAACAGCCACGGGCTCTGGGACCCGCAGCAG AAGAGGTGTTTGCACGCAGCATCTGAGGAAGACATCTTCAGACACCTGGACCTCGAGTACCTTCCCCCGGAGCAGAGAAATGCCTGA